Genomic segment of Streptomyces sp. NA02950:
GTCGTTCCGCGACTGGTGGCAACGGACCCGCACCACCACCACACCCCGCCATGGCGACGACAGGAACACCCCATGAGCTCACGCGCCCTCGTGATGGCGAGGATCCGCCGCGCACTGGCCGATGTCCCGCGCACCGAGGCCCCGTCGGAGGTGGCGGTCGAGCGTACGTATCTGCGCCGCCACGGCGACCGCACCCCGGCCGAGACCGCGGACCTGCTGGCCGAGAACCTCGCCGACTACCGCGCCGTGGTCCACCGCACGGACGCCGCCGCCCTCCCGGCCCTGATCGCCCGCCTGCTGACGGCCCGCAACGCCACCACGGTGGTCGTCCCGCCCGGCCTGCCCGCGGACTGGCTCTCGGCCACCGAGGTCCGCCGGGTCCCGGACACCGCCGAACTGACCCCGCACGACCTGGACGCGGTGTCCAGCGTGGTCACCGGCTGTGCGGTGGCCATCGCCGAAACCGGCACGGTGGTCCTGGACGCATCCCCGGACCAGGGCCGCCGCCGGATCACCCTGGTCCCCGACCACCACATCTGTGTCATCGGTG
This window contains:
- a CDS encoding LUD domain-containing protein; amino-acid sequence: MSSRALVMARIRRALADVPRTEAPSEVAVERTYLRRHGDRTPAETADLLAENLADYRAVVHRTDAAALPALIARLLTARNATTVVVPPGLPADWLSATEVRRVPDTAELTPHDLDAVSSVVTGCAVAIAETGTVVLDASPDQGRRRITLVPDHHICVIGVPVQVVDSVPEALERLDPSRPQTWISGPSATSDIELDRVEGVHGPRTLEVVLVTAANPPAEDAVFLTSRPHQAS